The following are encoded in a window of Streptococcus pasteurianus genomic DNA:
- a CDS encoding HAD family hydrolase, with product MIKRIFSDMDGTLLDNTGAVSEENVSLIKSAGIPMTLVSARAPMEMMAAIKKLDLTGAQVSFNGGLIYLVEGGRILPIHSQPIAKGDVHTLLGAIHEKFPEVSLSYYDLHKWYCHEIDKGILFEQKLTQQKPTRTMLLSHFLKPKKEIYKLMMIVFDEKALTNLQEFVLSLGIDTVAVQQSGNHYLEITHAAAKKSAGIDYIMQKEALSEGETAVFGDGHNDLPMFERTSFPIAMANASPDVIAQAKFITLVNQCNGVGYGIHKFLRNV from the coding sequence ATGATTAAACGTATTTTTTCAGACATGGATGGAACGCTTCTTGACAATACTGGCGCAGTTTCAGAGGAAAATGTTTCTCTGATTAAATCAGCTGGCATTCCGATGACCTTGGTATCAGCTCGTGCTCCAATGGAAATGATGGCAGCGATTAAAAAATTAGATTTGACGGGTGCGCAAGTTAGCTTTAATGGTGGTTTGATCTATCTTGTTGAAGGTGGTCGTATCCTTCCGATTCACAGTCAACCAATAGCAAAAGGAGATGTTCATACTCTTCTTGGCGCGATTCATGAGAAATTTCCAGAGGTCAGTTTGTCATACTATGATTTGCATAAATGGTATTGTCATGAGATTGACAAAGGAATTCTCTTTGAGCAGAAGCTTACGCAACAAAAGCCGACACGAACAATGCTGCTCAGCCATTTCTTAAAACCCAAAAAAGAGATTTATAAGTTAATGATGATTGTCTTTGATGAGAAAGCGTTAACAAATCTACAAGAATTTGTGCTATCATTAGGGATAGATACGGTTGCGGTGCAGCAATCAGGAAATCATTATTTGGAAATCACTCATGCGGCGGCTAAGAAGTCAGCTGGTATTGATTATATCATGCAAAAAGAAGCTTTGAGCGAGGGAGAAACTGCGGTTTTTGGCGATGGGCACAATGATTTGCCAATGTTTGAACGGACGAGTTTTCCAATTGCAATGGCAAATGCTAGCCCAGATGTGATTGCCCAAGCTAAATTTATCACATTGGTTAACCAGTGCAATGGTGTTGGTTATGGAATTCATAAATTTTTGAGGAATGTTTAA
- a CDS encoding LacI family DNA-binding transcriptional regulator, with protein MVTIRDIAERTGYSKATVSRVLNNHPYVSDDVRRKIQAVIKELNYTPNLVAKELSAGKTNKIAVVIPHNRHPYFTQLLNGMLDESKKTNHNLLLLHSGYNELSEREYLEQLRGRAFDGLIFTSRELPIETIASYAQYGPILLCEPIDNPFLKSVYVDRYQAYNDLNAYLVETGIKSPAYLFTRADEASATYRTMVSVLEHFPQYQNSAVFSGISNFQDGYNWAKQLTQDFDAIVTNEDQMAYGVIKAFKDDGRALPLIIGQENQHISELLGIPSVEHYSYELGKLAVRQILADENNPLAIPSKFIRR; from the coding sequence ATGGTAACAATCAGAGATATTGCAGAACGAACGGGTTATTCTAAAGCGACGGTGTCACGCGTGCTTAACAATCATCCTTATGTGTCAGATGACGTGCGTCGAAAAATTCAAGCGGTGATAAAAGAGCTTAATTATACGCCAAATTTGGTCGCAAAAGAATTGAGTGCTGGAAAGACTAATAAAATTGCGGTTGTTATTCCTCACAATCGTCATCCCTATTTCACTCAGCTATTGAATGGTATGCTAGATGAAAGTAAGAAAACAAACCATAATTTGCTTTTACTACATTCGGGCTACAATGAGCTTTCGGAACGTGAGTATTTAGAACAATTGCGTGGTCGTGCTTTTGACGGGCTTATCTTTACGTCACGTGAATTGCCGATAGAGACCATTGCATCTTATGCACAATACGGTCCCATTCTTTTATGTGAGCCGATTGACAATCCTTTTTTGAAATCAGTCTATGTTGACCGCTACCAAGCTTATAATGATCTTAATGCCTATTTAGTTGAAACGGGCATTAAATCACCAGCCTATCTTTTTACGAGAGCTGATGAAGCTAGTGCGACTTATCGGACAATGGTTTCTGTTTTAGAACATTTTCCGCAATATCAAAATTCAGCTGTTTTTAGTGGCATTTCTAATTTTCAAGACGGTTATAATTGGGCAAAACAGCTTACGCAGGATTTTGATGCAATTGTGACGAATGAGGATCAAATGGCTTATGGTGTTATCAAGGCTTTTAAGGATGATGGCAGAGCTTTGCCGTTGATTATCGGGCAAGAAAATCAGCATATTAGTGAGTTACTTGGGATTCCGTCAGTAGAGCATTATTCTTATGAACTGGGAAAATTAGCAGTACGTCAGATTTTGGCTGATGAAAATAATCCCCTTGCCATTCCGTCAAAATTCATTCGACGTTAG
- a CDS encoding ElyC/SanA/YdcF family protein, producing the protein MENQKIAENLNILGQFCGKRDVEELNQKNLHEKYGIEKVDVMVLFGGSILAGGDVLAKAIKDDIAEHYIIVGGEGHTTATLKEQIHKEYPLIAVNSLTEAELFQQYLLTVYQIQADYLETKSTNCGNNITNLLKLMKNKGIAHQSIILCQDATMQYRMEATLRKYLSKDTVVINYAAYRAYLNYQDKLTYATKIHGMWDVDRYINLLMGEIPRLTDNEQGYGPNGKNFLAHVDIPNRVVAAFEALKPIYGNNIRKANPKYSSVL; encoded by the coding sequence ATGGAAAATCAAAAAATTGCAGAAAATCTTAATATCCTTGGTCAATTTTGTGGCAAAAGAGATGTTGAGGAACTTAATCAGAAAAACTTGCATGAAAAATATGGAATAGAAAAAGTAGATGTTATGGTTCTTTTTGGCGGTAGCATTCTTGCTGGCGGTGATGTACTGGCTAAGGCTATCAAAGATGATATTGCAGAGCATTATATTATTGTTGGTGGTGAAGGACATACAACGGCTACCTTGAAAGAGCAGATTCACAAAGAATATCCCTTAATTGCCGTAAATAGCTTGACAGAAGCTGAACTTTTTCAACAATATCTTTTGACTGTTTATCAAATCCAAGCTGACTATCTTGAAACCAAATCAACAAACTGTGGCAATAATATCACGAATTTGCTCAAATTAATGAAGAACAAAGGCATTGCCCACCAGAGTATCATTTTATGCCAAGATGCTACTATGCAATATCGTATGGAAGCAACATTACGAAAATACCTTTCAAAAGATACGGTAGTGATTAATTACGCAGCTTATCGAGCTTACCTGAATTATCAAGATAAACTCACCTACGCAACAAAGATTCATGGCATGTGGGATGTTGACCGCTATATCAATTTATTAATGGGTGAGATTCCAAGATTAACAGATAATGAACAAGGTTATGGACCAAATGGAAAGAATTTTCTAGCTCATGTGGATATTCCTAATAGAGTAGTAGCTGCTTTTGAAGCTCTAAAACCTATTTATGGCAATAACATCAGAAAAGCCAATCCCAAATATTCCTCAGTTTTATAA
- a CDS encoding RidA family protein encodes MAKTIHTDKAPAAIGPYVQGKVVGNFLFASGQVPLSPETGEIIGTTIQEQTKQVLKNISAILAEAGTDFDHVVKTTCFLSDMNDFVPFNDVYATAFKADFPARSAVEVARLPKDVKVEIEVIAYLD; translated from the coding sequence ATGGCAAAAACAATTCACACAGATAAAGCACCAGCGGCAATTGGACCTTATGTTCAAGGAAAGGTCGTTGGTAATTTCCTATTTGCTTCAGGTCAAGTGCCTTTGTCACCTGAAACTGGTGAAATTATCGGAACAACTATTCAAGAACAAACTAAGCAAGTTCTTAAAAATATTTCTGCTATTCTTGCGGAAGCAGGCACAGATTTTGACCATGTGGTTAAGACAACTTGTTTCCTTAGTGATATGAATGATTTTGTACCGTTTAACGACGTTTACGCTACGGCATTTAAGGCTGATTTTCCAGCACGTTCAGCAGTAGAAGTCGCTCGTTTGCCAAAAGACGTCAAAGTTGAAATCGAAGTCATTGCTTATCTTGACTAA
- a CDS encoding acyl-CoA dehydratase activase-related protein, with translation MTETLLEHNRAKSSLMGLDELDHFTTQKEFTRCGLCENNCALTVTIFNDGSKFVTGNRCERGAEKVTKIKFDRSNQKENLVDYKYKKLFKFKALTKRDAVHGIIGVPRVLNMYENYPLWHTILTDLGFRVQLSPKSDKKLFEKGIETIPSDTVCYPAKMVHGHIQSLIDRKVDAIFYPSVIYEQIENSKAPNHYNCPIVQSYPEVIEKNMDPIRNGEVKYFHPFVNLADHESVVKSLIKAFSKYEDITAEDIQNAVEHGYQALADFKQDLQDKADELLSTLALKGEKAIVLSGRPYHLDPEINHGIANIITQEGFHVLTEDMVAGLEEVSGLRVVNQWVYHSRLYAAAKVVSKNPNLELVQLNSFGCGLDAVTTDQVEEIMRGHNKLYTVLKIDEGSNLGAIRIRLRSLKAAVEERDKKFKKANLDHIFNQAPQFDNQFDEEEEPKEPVFTKEMKKTHTLLMPMLSPIHQNGLIEEAFKHAGYNVVILPAMDRKAVEVGLKFVHNDACYPAIISIGQLIEALQSGKYDLDNTSVMMTQTGGGCRATNYIPLLRKALKDAGFPQVPVVSISMGNQGTEETPGWSLTYSFVKRLLISVLYGDLFERVLYRVRPYEAVPGSANALYDKWLEIARKNVMSGSYFEFNHNMKRIIKEFDSLETVDFGQKPRVGVVGEILVKYAPTANNDIVSIIENEGGEAVVPDLIGFMNYSLFNQIWKADELNMSQKAKRFAKLGIDAINLLEKPMNKALEKSERFEGIESIYDIAEGASKIISIGNHTGEGWFLTGEMIELLNNDVKNIVCLQPFGCLPNHIVGKGMVKELRRQYKAANITPIDYDPGSSEVNQLNRIRLMMTTAKKCKKQHSQALINTKNSCLASN, from the coding sequence ATGACCGAAACATTACTTGAACATAATCGTGCCAAATCAAGCTTAATGGGGCTTGACGAACTAGATCATTTCACAACCCAAAAAGAATTCACACGTTGCGGACTTTGTGAAAACAACTGCGCATTGACGGTGACGATTTTCAACGATGGCTCAAAATTTGTCACTGGTAACCGTTGTGAACGCGGAGCTGAAAAAGTCACTAAAATCAAATTTGACCGCAGCAATCAAAAAGAAAACCTCGTTGATTATAAATATAAAAAACTCTTTAAGTTCAAAGCACTTACTAAACGAGATGCTGTACACGGCATTATCGGTGTTCCTCGTGTGCTTAACATGTATGAAAATTACCCACTTTGGCACACTATTTTAACAGACCTTGGTTTCCGTGTTCAACTTTCACCAAAATCTGATAAAAAATTATTTGAAAAAGGGATTGAAACTATTCCTAGTGATACCGTTTGTTATCCTGCCAAAATGGTACATGGACACATTCAAAGTTTGATTGACCGAAAAGTTGACGCTATTTTCTACCCAAGTGTTATTTACGAACAAATCGAAAATAGCAAAGCGCCTAATCACTACAACTGCCCAATCGTTCAAAGTTACCCAGAAGTTATCGAAAAAAATATGGACCCTATCCGTAATGGTGAGGTGAAATATTTCCATCCCTTTGTTAACTTGGCTGACCACGAATCTGTTGTAAAATCATTGATTAAAGCTTTCAGCAAATACGAAGATATTACAGCTGAAGATATTCAAAATGCTGTTGAACATGGCTATCAAGCGCTAGCTGATTTCAAACAAGATTTGCAAGATAAAGCTGATGAACTCTTATCTACTCTTGCTCTCAAAGGTGAAAAGGCTATTGTCCTTTCAGGTCGTCCATATCACCTCGACCCTGAAATCAACCATGGTATTGCCAATATCATCACGCAAGAAGGCTTCCATGTTTTGACAGAAGATATGGTAGCTGGTCTTGAAGAAGTTTCAGGACTTCGTGTTGTGAACCAATGGGTTTACCATTCTCGCCTTTATGCGGCTGCCAAGGTGGTTTCTAAAAATCCAAACCTTGAGCTTGTTCAACTAAACAGCTTTGGTTGCGGACTTGACGCGGTAACAACTGACCAAGTCGAAGAAATCATGCGTGGTCACAACAAACTATATACCGTACTCAAAATTGACGAAGGTAGTAACCTCGGTGCTATCCGAATTCGTCTCCGTTCCCTCAAAGCTGCCGTTGAAGAACGTGATAAAAAATTCAAAAAAGCTAATCTTGACCACATTTTCAATCAAGCACCACAATTTGATAACCAATTCGATGAGGAAGAAGAACCCAAAGAACCTGTCTTTACTAAAGAAATGAAAAAGACACACACGCTTCTTATGCCAATGCTTTCTCCAATTCACCAAAATGGTCTTATCGAAGAAGCCTTCAAACATGCTGGCTACAACGTTGTCATTTTACCTGCAATGGACAGAAAAGCCGTTGAAGTCGGGTTGAAATTCGTCCATAATGACGCCTGCTACCCTGCTATCATTTCTATCGGTCAATTGATTGAAGCTCTTCAAAGCGGCAAATATGACCTTGATAATACCAGCGTTATGATGACCCAAACTGGTGGTGGTTGCCGTGCAACTAACTACATTCCACTTTTACGTAAAGCTCTGAAAGACGCTGGCTTCCCTCAAGTTCCTGTGGTTTCCATTTCTATGGGAAATCAAGGTACCGAAGAAACACCAGGTTGGAGCCTCACTTATTCATTCGTCAAACGCCTACTCATCAGCGTTTTGTATGGTGATTTATTCGAACGTGTGCTCTATCGTGTTCGCCCATACGAAGCTGTTCCGGGTTCTGCTAACGCCCTTTATGACAAATGGCTTGAAATTGCTCGTAAAAATGTGATGTCAGGTTCATATTTTGAATTTAATCATAACATGAAACGTATCATCAAAGAGTTTGATAGCCTTGAAACCGTTGATTTCGGACAAAAACCTCGTGTCGGTGTCGTTGGAGAAATCCTTGTCAAATACGCTCCAACAGCTAACAACGACATCGTTTCTATCATTGAAAATGAAGGCGGTGAAGCTGTTGTTCCTGACCTTATTGGTTTTATGAATTATTCACTTTTCAACCAAATTTGGAAAGCTGACGAGCTTAATATGAGCCAAAAAGCTAAACGCTTCGCTAAGCTTGGTATTGATGCCATTAATCTCCTTGAAAAACCAATGAATAAAGCCCTTGAAAAATCTGAACGCTTTGAAGGCATTGAGTCTATCTATGACATTGCCGAAGGTGCTTCTAAGATTATTTCAATTGGTAACCACACTGGTGAAGGTTGGTTCCTAACAGGTGAAATGATTGAATTGCTCAACAATGATGTTAAAAATATTGTCTGTCTCCAACCATTCGGTTGTTTACCAAACCACATCGTTGGTAAAGGTATGGTTAAAGAACTTCGTCGTCAATACAAGGCTGCTAATATTACTCCAATCGATTACGACCCAGGTTCATCAGAAGTTAACCAATTAAACCGCATTCGCTTGATGATGACAACTGCAAAAAAATGCAAAAAGCAACACTCACAAGCGCTAATTAACACAAAAAACTCCTGCTTAGCTTCTAACTAA
- a CDS encoding acyl-CoA dehydratase activase, translating to MYKAGIDVGSTTVKVVIFDDNYQLLFSRYERHFSDVKTATIKVLKEAISEIGDQAVSIAITGSGGMGLADVAKIPFVQEVIAATTTVEKFIPQTDVVIELGGEDAKMTFFGDALEQRMNGTCAGGTGAFIDQMAELLKTDANGVNELAKGYETIYPIASRCGVFAKTDVQPLINEGARKEDIAASIFQAVVNQTIAGLASGRKISGNIAFLGGPLFFMSELRQRFIETLNIKPENVIFPENPQLFVAMGAALDEDQAQLALSEIIHNLENNTSKSLVPKNTLDVLFKDQAELDAWRARHNEASVEYKDIAKASGPVFLGIDAGSTTSKVVLTDPEGAILFQHYGNNQGQPLENVIEILKEVYRQLPDTAFIARSCVTGYGENLIKAALHVDYGEVETVAHFKAANYFNPGVDFILDIGGQDMKAMSVQDGALSSIQLNEACSSGCGSFIETFAKSLKYDVKDFAQVALLAEHPVDLGSKCTVFMNSKVKQVQKEGATVADISAGLSYSVIKNALYKVIKLKRPEDLGEKIVVQGGTFYNEAVLRAFELVSEREVVRPSIAGLMGAYGCAIIAQEKYEDETAQAPAVEMATV from the coding sequence ATGTATAAAGCAGGTATAGATGTCGGATCGACAACTGTTAAAGTTGTCATCTTCGACGATAACTATCAATTATTATTCTCACGTTATGAACGTCACTTTTCAGATGTCAAAACAGCAACAATTAAAGTTTTAAAGGAAGCTATTTCAGAAATCGGCGACCAAGCAGTCAGTATTGCTATCACAGGTTCAGGGGGAATGGGTTTGGCAGATGTGGCAAAAATTCCATTTGTTCAGGAAGTTATTGCCGCTACCACTACCGTTGAAAAATTCATTCCACAAACCGATGTTGTTATCGAACTTGGTGGTGAAGATGCTAAGATGACATTCTTTGGTGATGCTCTTGAACAGCGCATGAATGGAACATGCGCTGGTGGTACAGGAGCTTTCATTGACCAAATGGCAGAGCTTTTGAAAACAGATGCCAACGGCGTTAATGAATTAGCCAAAGGCTACGAAACGATTTACCCAATCGCCAGTCGTTGTGGGGTATTTGCCAAAACAGACGTCCAACCATTGATTAATGAAGGGGCTCGTAAAGAGGACATTGCGGCTTCTATTTTCCAAGCCGTTGTTAATCAAACCATTGCTGGTTTGGCTTCAGGGCGTAAAATTTCTGGAAATATTGCCTTTCTTGGCGGACCGTTGTTCTTTATGAGTGAACTTCGTCAACGTTTCATTGAAACACTCAATATTAAACCAGAAAATGTTATTTTCCCTGAAAATCCGCAACTTTTCGTTGCCATGGGAGCTGCCTTAGATGAAGACCAAGCGCAATTAGCACTATCAGAAATCATTCATAACCTTGAAAATAACACTTCAAAATCGCTAGTTCCTAAAAATACACTAGATGTTCTTTTCAAAGACCAAGCTGAATTAGACGCTTGGCGCGCTCGCCACAATGAAGCAAGTGTTGAATATAAAGATATTGCCAAAGCTTCTGGTCCAGTCTTTCTAGGAATTGATGCGGGTTCAACAACCTCAAAGGTTGTCTTGACTGATCCCGAAGGTGCCATTTTATTCCAACACTATGGCAACAACCAAGGGCAACCACTTGAAAATGTTATCGAAATTCTTAAAGAAGTTTATCGCCAATTACCAGACACAGCCTTTATCGCACGCTCTTGCGTAACAGGTTATGGTGAAAATTTGATTAAAGCAGCCTTACACGTTGACTATGGTGAAGTCGAAACCGTTGCTCACTTCAAAGCCGCTAATTACTTCAACCCTGGTGTTGATTTCATCCTCGATATTGGTGGGCAAGATATGAAAGCTATGAGCGTTCAAGACGGCGCCCTCTCAAGTATTCAATTGAACGAAGCTTGTTCATCTGGTTGTGGTTCTTTCATCGAAACCTTTGCCAAATCACTTAAATACGACGTTAAAGACTTTGCACAAGTTGCTTTACTAGCTGAACACCCTGTTGACCTCGGTTCAAAATGTACAGTGTTCATGAACTCAAAAGTCAAACAAGTGCAAAAAGAAGGCGCTACTGTTGCTGATATTTCTGCAGGACTTTCCTATTCTGTTATCAAAAATGCGCTTTATAAGGTTATTAAACTCAAACGTCCTGAAGATTTAGGTGAAAAAATTGTTGTCCAAGGCGGTACTTTCTACAATGAAGCGGTGCTCCGTGCCTTTGAATTGGTCAGTGAACGCGAAGTTGTTCGTCCAAGTATTGCTGGTCTAATGGGAGCTTACGGCTGCGCCATTATTGCCCAAGAAAAATACGAAGACGAAACCGCTCAAGCACCTGCCGTTGAAATGGCAACAGTCTAG
- a CDS encoding TetR/AcrR family transcriptional regulator, with translation MKFTDIRYLRTEKLIFDAFAKLLSEKPYEKITVQDIADEAMINRATFYAHYADKDELQKGIQQQVLGEMSAMIDGAQITNGNRVKVKRAEKLLADFYHDLEKNSAIAKIVLRSISQEIMQEKFGTLLHEKYDHLLAKLNVTESGEQVPTEFIVAYLTSIFTGTLLWWIKSDFAMPAKELARLVLTLISNGHLTVMGVIIDRED, from the coding sequence ATGAAATTTACAGATATTCGTTATTTAAGAACTGAGAAATTGATTTTTGATGCTTTTGCCAAACTACTCAGCGAAAAACCTTACGAAAAAATTACAGTGCAAGATATTGCTGACGAAGCGATGATTAACCGTGCTACTTTTTATGCTCATTATGCTGATAAAGATGAATTACAGAAAGGAATTCAACAGCAGGTGTTGGGAGAAATGTCTGCGATGATTGATGGTGCCCAAATAACAAATGGTAATCGTGTGAAGGTAAAAAGAGCTGAAAAACTACTAGCTGATTTTTACCATGATTTGGAGAAAAATTCCGCTATTGCTAAAATAGTTTTGCGCAGTATTTCACAGGAAATCATGCAAGAAAAATTTGGTACTTTGTTACACGAAAAATATGATCATCTGCTTGCTAAGCTGAATGTTACAGAATCTGGCGAGCAGGTTCCGACAGAATTTATCGTTGCCTACCTAACCAGTATCTTCACAGGAACCTTGTTATGGTGGATAAAATCAGATTTTGCTATGCCAGCTAAGGAATTGGCACGTTTGGTACTTACACTTATTAGTAATGGTCACTTAACCGTCATGGGAGTCATTATTGATCGGGAGGACTAA
- a CDS encoding DUF1003 domain-containing protein — protein sequence MNDEKLICDGIDHQLYPMVEGVFLSELDVRLRNLIKKKHPELKENDFISNKNLTHYRVLFLDEMVNKANRKNDFIRELVYDVSKDNRYTALDVQGQLDKKLTFGQRIADDVARFGGSWTFIISFIVFMVIWMAVNVIKPFGIAFDQYPFILLNLALSTIAAIQAPLIMMSQNRASEYDRLQAKNDYNVNKVSEEGIRLLHAKLDHLVQQDQSDLLEIQKLQTEMLASLTNQVIELQEQNKELLEEMNKITLK from the coding sequence ATGAATGATGAAAAGCTAATTTGTGATGGTATTGATCATCAGTTGTACCCAATGGTAGAGGGAGTATTTCTCTCTGAGTTGGATGTTCGTTTGCGTAATCTTATTAAGAAAAAACATCCTGAATTAAAGGAAAATGATTTTATTAGCAATAAAAATTTAACACATTACCGTGTGTTATTTCTGGATGAAATGGTTAATAAAGCAAATCGGAAGAATGATTTTATCCGTGAATTAGTTTACGATGTATCTAAGGATAACCGTTATACTGCATTGGATGTTCAAGGTCAATTGGATAAAAAACTGACTTTTGGTCAACGAATCGCTGATGATGTAGCACGTTTTGGTGGTTCATGGACATTTATCATTTCATTTATTGTTTTTATGGTGATTTGGATGGCAGTAAATGTTATCAAGCCTTTTGGAATTGCTTTTGATCAGTATCCGTTTATTTTGCTGAATTTAGCCTTATCAACAATTGCAGCTATTCAGGCACCTTTGATTATGATGAGTCAAAATCGAGCTTCAGAATATGACCGCCTACAAGCTAAAAATGATTATAATGTTAATAAAGTTTCAGAGGAAGGTATTCGACTGTTACATGCGAAGCTTGACCATTTGGTCCAACAAGATCAATCAGATTTGTTAGAAATTCAAAAACTACAAACAGAAATGTTAGCGTCTCTTACTAATCAAGTTATTGAATTGCAAGAGCAAAATAAAGAATTGCTTGAAGAAATGAATAAAATAACACTAAAATAG
- a CDS encoding DUF4832 domain-containing protein, which produces MGDRWGDEELISFIELGGLGHWGEWHVDSTAGVRQLPDESVRERYVVPWLSAFPNANLLMRRPFRIASENDLGLYNDMAGNCEATQEWLDWIDSGGIYSETGENDLVMMSDAWQTAPIGGELTSSDSLSSLLGDKLSQTTSLVAQSHTTFLGPKVAEDIGDNKTGYNELLKNMGYRLWVTSASIKQESTQKVVLNITLKNSGVAPFYRNWTTYVYLKNKGTNRIKRIKLDLNVAKILPNEEKSIPIELPISNVKKLRENYSISLGIVDPMTNKNAIHFAVSGQETADTLLLFD; this is translated from the coding sequence ATGGGAGATCGTTGGGGGGATGAGGAATTGATAAGTTTTATTGAATTAGGTGGATTAGGACATTGGGGAGAATGGCATGTTGATAGTACCGCGGGTGTTCGTCAATTGCCAGACGAATCTGTTCGTGAGCGGTATGTCGTGCCTTGGTTATCAGCTTTTCCGAATGCCAATTTACTCATGCGTCGGCCGTTTAGAATAGCGAGTGAAAATGATTTAGGGTTGTATAATGACATGGCTGGAAATTGTGAAGCAACTCAAGAATGGCTAGATTGGATTGATTCAGGAGGCATCTATTCAGAAACGGGAGAAAACGATTTAGTAATGATGTCTGATGCTTGGCAAACAGCACCAATTGGTGGTGAATTAACAAGTTCAGATAGCTTAAGTAGCCTTTTAGGAGATAAACTTTCACAGACGACAAGTTTAGTAGCTCAGTCACATACAACATTTTTAGGACCAAAAGTTGCCGAAGATATTGGTGACAATAAGACTGGCTATAATGAACTATTAAAAAATATGGGGTATCGTTTATGGGTAACATCTGCAAGCATCAAGCAAGAGTCAACGCAAAAAGTTGTTCTTAATATTACCTTAAAAAATTCAGGAGTTGCACCATTTTATCGAAATTGGACGACTTATGTTTATTTAAAAAACAAAGGTACCAATCGTATTAAAAGGATTAAACTAGATTTAAATGTAGCTAAAATTCTTCCTAATGAAGAGAAATCCATACCTATTGAACTTCCTATAAGTAATGTAAAGAAGTTACGGGAAAATTATAGTATCTCTTTAGGGATTGTAGATCCCATGACAAATAAAAATGCGATTCACTTTGCAGTATCTGGACAAGAAACTGCTGATACATTGCTTTTGTTTGATTAG